One window of Paludibacter propionicigenes WB4 genomic DNA carries:
- a CDS encoding outer membrane beta-barrel protein has translation MNKRLLLLSYSLFVVFGLQAQVHFFVEASGNMSLIPKSEKTVSSSSIPEGANYTAYSIYNYKEDYDNALGTNVVMGIQYDLKNKFSFESGLDLSLIKFNHDLLLSHAFMYIALNNSNSQIPLHSVSYYELKSNFSLTYLSIPISVFYRLFEDKLYVGAGVLPGVLVSASNDYNDNSIISKLSIAAQLQVRYKMTEKISVVTAFQQYLSPIFKEDFSPNKTKNRLVKLGLRYDI, from the coding sequence ATGAACAAACGGTTATTATTACTAAGCTATTCCCTATTTGTGGTTTTTGGTTTACAAGCTCAGGTTCATTTCTTTGTAGAAGCTTCGGGTAATATGTCCTTAATACCTAAGTCGGAAAAAACGGTTTCAAGTTCTTCTATTCCCGAAGGAGCAAATTATACAGCGTATTCAATATACAACTATAAAGAAGACTATGATAATGCATTGGGTACAAATGTTGTGATGGGTATACAATATGATTTAAAGAATAAATTTAGTTTTGAAAGTGGGCTTGATTTGTCATTGATTAAATTTAATCATGATTTATTGCTTAGTCACGCATTTATGTATATTGCTTTAAATAATAGCAATTCGCAAATCCCACTCCATTCAGTTTCATATTACGAATTAAAGAGCAATTTCAGTTTAACCTACCTATCAATACCTATTTCAGTCTTTTATCGATTGTTTGAAGATAAACTTTATGTTGGTGCTGGTGTACTTCCGGGTGTATTGGTTAGTGCAAGTAATGACTATAATGATAACAGCATAATTTCAAAACTAAGTATTGCAGCGCAGTTGCAGGTTCGTTATAAAATGACAGAAAAGATTTCGGTTGTAACGGCTTTCCAACAATACTTATCACCAATTTTCAAAGAAGATTTTAGTCCGAACAAAACGAAGAACAGACTGGTAAAACTGGGATTGAGATATGATATTTGA
- a CDS encoding ABC transporter ATP-binding protein: MNQQTIVQIQNLEKFYGKKQVLHGINLEISSGQIIGYIGPNGAGKSTTVKILCGLINEFQGDISIFGKDLRTNTLEIKKQVGYIPENAVLYESLTPMEFMEFIGEMRGLENEVTRSKAEALMNIFEMKANLNQRIATFSKGMRQKVMICSALLHNPDLIFMDEPLSGLDANSVIMVKEMLIHLAREGKTVFYSSHLMDVVEKISDRIILIDQGRVIADGSFDELNKLSNDENLEKMFTRLTGNTNHGEKAEAFINAFEK, from the coding sequence ATGAACCAACAAACCATTGTACAAATTCAGAATCTGGAAAAATTTTACGGAAAAAAACAAGTTCTTCACGGTATCAATCTAGAAATCTCATCCGGTCAGATCATAGGGTATATAGGACCTAACGGTGCAGGAAAATCAACCACAGTAAAAATCCTTTGCGGATTGATCAATGAATTTCAGGGCGATATATCTATTTTTGGCAAAGACCTGCGAACCAATACGCTCGAAATAAAAAAACAGGTAGGATATATTCCCGAAAATGCTGTGTTGTACGAATCGCTTACTCCCATGGAGTTTATGGAGTTTATTGGCGAAATGCGTGGGTTGGAAAACGAGGTTACACGCTCAAAAGCAGAAGCCCTGATGAATATCTTCGAGATGAAGGCAAATCTGAATCAACGCATTGCTACTTTCTCCAAAGGTATGCGACAGAAAGTAATGATTTGTTCTGCCCTGCTGCACAATCCCGATCTTATATTTATGGATGAACCTTTGTCGGGGCTTGATGCCAACTCGGTGATCATGGTAAAAGAAATGCTTATACACCTGGCACGCGAAGGTAAAACAGTGTTCTACAGTTCGCACCTGATGGATGTGGTTGAAAAAATATCCGACCGCATTATCCTGATTGATCAGGGAAGAGTGATAGCCGATGGTTCATTTGACGAATTGAACAAACTATCCAACGATGAAAATCTGGAGAAAATGTTTACGCGTCTGACAGGCAACACCAATCACGGAGAGAAAGCAGAAGCATTTATCAACGCATTTGAAAAATAA
- a CDS encoding 5'-methylthioadenosine/adenosylhomocysteine nucleosidase has protein sequence MLLGIMGAMPEEMDKIIAAINNKEIVERGSRVYYRGDLYGQEVVAVFSRWGKVAAATTATNLILDFNVDRIVFTGVAGGISPLLNVGDIVIGQRLYQHDMDARPLMRRFEIPLTGKTSFEIPQQNVDTMSQAVHNFLKNNKEFRKILAEQDITNPKMLIGDIASGDLFISSANMKQALIKNLPSVLCAEMEGAAVAQVCDDYGVPLIVVRVISDSADEEAHISAIGFVNQHAGDYSLSILKEYITIIQNL, from the coding sequence ATGCTCCTCGGAATAATGGGTGCCATGCCCGAAGAAATGGACAAAATCATTGCTGCTATCAACAATAAAGAAATTGTTGAGCGGGGTAGCAGAGTTTATTATCGGGGTGATTTATACGGTCAGGAAGTGGTGGCTGTATTCTCGCGCTGGGGTAAAGTGGCTGCCGCAACTACCGCTACCAACCTGATTCTCGATTTCAATGTAGATCGTATTGTTTTCACCGGAGTGGCAGGGGGTATTTCTCCGCTGCTGAATGTTGGCGATATAGTTATCGGTCAGCGACTCTATCAGCACGATATGGATGCCCGTCCGCTTATGCGTCGTTTTGAAATACCATTAACCGGAAAAACTTCGTTTGAAATACCTCAACAGAATGTTGATACCATGTCGCAGGCAGTACATAACTTTTTGAAGAACAACAAAGAATTCAGAAAAATACTGGCTGAGCAAGATATTACCAACCCCAAAATGCTGATTGGTGACATAGCCAGTGGCGATTTGTTTATTTCAAGTGCCAATATGAAACAAGCACTGATTAAAAATCTGCCTTCGGTGCTTTGTGCAGAAATGGAAGGTGCTGCTGTAGCACAGGTTTGCGACGATTATGGAGTACCTTTAATTGTGGTTCGTGTTATTTCCGACAGTGCCGATGAAGAAGCTCACATTTCCGCTATTGGTTTTGTAAATCAACATGCAGGAGATTATTCTTTGTCTATTCTAAAGGAATACATTACTATAATTCAAAATTTGTAG
- a CDS encoding leucine-rich repeat protein, with the protein MKKIIITFSLQLCILTISGQQHKYSTKIYSVDVMGDTIVKDEHGKKIAIYSKDVFGNRVIKDGNGNVMQTISKDVFGNTVIKDGRGQKVRSIEKNVFDDTVIKDGKGQTVSTIGKDVFGNTVIKDENNQKVVSIEKNVFGDRVIKDKNGRIIRSFSKDVFGNTVMKNDKGQTVASIGKNVFGDTEIKGENGQVVKTISKDVFGNTIVKNGNGQKVISIEKDAFGSTLIKDGNGKLLKSISKDVFGNTVVKTASGSISSNPISDDAIKFDDDGNLNESSLLEFMMNNED; encoded by the coding sequence ATGAAAAAGATAATTATTACTTTTAGTTTGCAATTATGCATTTTGACGATTAGTGGCCAGCAACATAAATATTCAACCAAAATCTACAGTGTAGATGTAATGGGCGACACCATTGTAAAAGATGAACATGGGAAAAAAATAGCCATATATTCTAAAGATGTGTTCGGCAACCGAGTAATAAAAGATGGAAATGGTAATGTGATGCAAACCATCTCGAAAGACGTGTTTGGTAACACAGTGATAAAAGATGGTCGCGGACAAAAAGTTAGGAGTATTGAGAAAAATGTATTCGATGATACGGTAATTAAAGATGGTAAAGGGCAAACGGTTAGTACCATTGGTAAAGATGTGTTTGGCAATACAGTGATAAAGGACGAAAATAATCAGAAAGTAGTCAGTATAGAAAAAAATGTATTTGGCGATAGGGTTATAAAAGATAAGAATGGCAGAATTATCAGGAGTTTCTCTAAAGATGTGTTTGGTAACACGGTGATGAAAAATGACAAAGGACAAACAGTTGCCAGTATCGGAAAAAACGTGTTTGGGGATACCGAAATTAAAGGTGAAAACGGTCAGGTGGTTAAAACGATTTCTAAAGATGTATTCGGCAATACCATTGTAAAAAATGGTAATGGACAAAAAGTTATCAGTATAGAAAAAGATGCGTTTGGTAGTACACTGATTAAAGATGGAAATGGAAAACTTCTCAAAAGTATTTCGAAAGATGTGTTTGGTAATACGGTGGTGAAAACAGCTTCGGGGTCGATATCATCAAATCCTATATCGGATGATGCAATAAAGTTTGATGACGATGGAAATCTGAATGAGAGTTCGTTACTTGAATTTATGATGAATAATGAAGATTAA
- a CDS encoding transposase: protein MKNRKRNRKKGFDYTSNNIYFITICCRYRIHHLGRIVNDTMELNVFGKIVEEQINWLENQYPFIEIHNSQVMPNHIHLLFEINPQNVSGKDMKIKSVSQLMGALKTTSSKQIHLLGNMNFEWQRSFHDHIVRDADSYDSIYNYITDNPTRWNEDSLKEPSLSQRQIL from the coding sequence ATGAAAAACCGCAAACGAAATAGAAAAAAGGGATTTGATTATACATCAAATAACATTTATTTCATTACGATTTGTTGCAGGTATCGGATACATCATCTGGGAAGAATTGTCAATGATACAATGGAATTGAACGTATTTGGAAAAATTGTGGAGGAACAAATCAATTGGTTGGAAAATCAATATCCATTTATTGAAATACATAATTCGCAGGTAATGCCAAATCACATTCATTTATTATTTGAAATAAATCCTCAAAATGTTTCAGGTAAGGATATGAAAATAAAATCGGTTTCGCAATTAATGGGTGCGCTTAAAACTACATCGTCCAAACAAATTCATTTGCTTGGTAATATGAACTTTGAATGGCAACGTTCATTTCATGATCATATTGTCAGAGATGCCGATAGCTATGATTCTATATATAATTACATAACGGATAATCCGACAAGATGGAATGAAGACAGTTTAAAAGAACCCTCGTTGAGCCAAAGACAGATACTCTGA
- a CDS encoding S41 family peptidase: protein MRLIRYTLLLALLLESCASVDKYNAQLNALRNEKDLKSDVDYIQHKLEKLHPDLYHYIAKKDLDYKFDSLRSSLTTPITSSDFYFRLSPVIASIKQGHTQTFPLTKKLKPLEKKIASAKGTSPLAQFDFELFNNKLYIVKNNSNDSTIKVGTEVVTINGIKPLELMSKFSNTFTSDGYNKTFVTRRLAKSFSRFFYYQNGIMDSVYCQLNYKDSIRSVTLKRLVKSKILGNGKSKEKKLQQNESHKRKLLGYDPLKRMYSKQLSFPVKDSSVAILRISDFTKGAYKKFYKKSFQQLDSLHCKALIIDLRDNTGGRLREIYNLYSYLADSTFHFIDKSEVTSKTSLWYSGYSDSNPLWVQAIRTVSFPVVACVDIYTYFKTIKGIDQKYQFPIKESKPTHPKATAFKGKVYVLINGGSFSASCLLSSNLQGSKRAIFVGQETGGAYNGCVAGIMPVRRLPKSKLTVSFGLLGYQTPYKSEIDGRGIFPDVEISPTLLDRMNGTDPELQWVLNDVKNLQQAAK, encoded by the coding sequence ATGAGATTAATCAGGTATACCCTGTTGCTGGCATTGCTTTTAGAAAGTTGCGCTTCGGTTGATAAGTACAATGCACAACTAAATGCGCTGAGAAATGAGAAAGATCTAAAGTCGGATGTAGATTATATTCAGCACAAACTGGAGAAACTTCATCCTGATTTGTATCATTACATAGCTAAAAAAGATCTGGATTATAAGTTTGACAGCCTTAGATCGTCACTGACTACTCCCATAACAAGTTCTGATTTTTATTTCAGACTCAGTCCTGTAATTGCATCTATCAAACAAGGGCATACACAGACATTCCCCCTGACAAAGAAATTAAAACCTCTAGAAAAAAAGATTGCAAGTGCTAAAGGAACATCACCTTTGGCTCAGTTTGATTTTGAATTATTTAATAACAAGCTGTATATTGTAAAAAATAATTCAAACGACTCAACGATTAAAGTCGGCACGGAAGTAGTAACGATCAATGGCATAAAACCATTGGAGTTAATGTCTAAGTTTAGCAATACCTTTACCTCCGATGGATACAATAAGACTTTCGTGACAAGAAGACTTGCCAAAAGCTTTTCGCGTTTTTTTTATTATCAAAACGGGATTATGGATAGTGTGTATTGCCAGCTAAATTACAAAGATTCCATCAGATCTGTCACTTTAAAAAGACTTGTAAAGTCGAAAATACTTGGCAACGGGAAATCGAAAGAGAAAAAATTGCAACAAAATGAAAGTCACAAAAGAAAACTCCTTGGTTACGATCCTTTAAAGCGAATGTATAGTAAACAACTGAGTTTTCCGGTTAAGGATAGTAGTGTTGCCATCCTGAGAATTTCAGATTTTACGAAAGGCGCCTATAAGAAGTTTTATAAAAAGAGTTTTCAACAATTGGATTCATTGCATTGCAAGGCATTAATCATTGATTTGCGAGATAACACAGGAGGACGTTTACGTGAAATCTACAACCTGTATTCCTATCTTGCTGATAGCACTTTCCACTTCATAGATAAATCGGAAGTAACGTCTAAAACAAGTCTTTGGTATTCTGGGTATTCTGACTCTAACCCCCTTTGGGTTCAGGCAATTAGAACAGTTTCTTTTCCGGTTGTGGCTTGTGTGGATATTTATACTTACTTTAAAACGATTAAAGGAATAGACCAGAAATATCAGTTTCCTATTAAAGAATCTAAACCAACTCATCCTAAAGCAACTGCTTTTAAGGGCAAAGTATATGTGCTTATAAACGGAGGAAGTTTCTCTGCGTCATGTTTGTTGTCTTCCAATCTTCAGGGTTCTAAAAGAGCTATATTTGTTGGTCAGGAAACAGGAGGAGCCTACAATGGATGTGTGGCAGGGATTATGCCTGTTCGCAGACTTCCTAAATCAAAACTGACAGTTAGCTTTGGATTGTTGGGATATCAAACTCCGTATAAATCAGAAATAGATGGTCGGGGAATTTTTCCGGATGTAGAAATAAGTCCAACTTTACTTGATAGAATGAATGGAACTGATCCTGAATTGCAATGGGTTTTGAATGATGTGAAAAATTTGCAACAGGCAGCAAAATAA
- a CDS encoding AAA domain-containing protein, producing the protein MIDINFIQALRDKLKGGNTKSIHLNALPGRYATRLDLSNLNIIKPEFANEFLKLLFTKACFEFNISFDSINLSKTSSEEQKKLSILSKRLNSLNYENDDNYKEHGIKTFSFGYPLLVKPSKQDPRKIIKAPIFIWQLEIVKATNKVNTWSILRNKVRNSNGRIVDEEIHSVGLNEVLLSYLKTDENILIPQINEELLEDAIIDKTELIDECYKIIKALNPNTNQEFKNELIEKLNEPIKNIPESASIESASSNLPWIYFGGIFGLFRAQKESIIGDIDRIIENYSDFQFDKLIVEQFPGTAHSAVQTDPSQQGILSTLNSKPRKIIQGPPGTGKSQTLTALITNALANNLKCLVVCEKKTALDIIKHNLEKESEQIGALAAVIEDINKDRDGIVNSVRDRHSNLSSYNNFNTANYDFLIQNLESKVGAYNNQHKQLDRKIFHGKKWTNLVGEFLKYESNVEIGELKYKLDYKQFKFQEDENELFEFIGKIKTAQKLFLEVKELNHPLNILSDKLFNDESSRAVQLKLEESFLQYPNRLEEIKTELSTNLDNYKNWLDNHYYEYFKSLISEIEIFSSFVSNAENQYGEIFLKNDSFTKALINILSIVSKKHKSIKNNRILLIENIGKIKAVKQTYSYFDHNFIEIEKEENFKSGIEDIEHLKDSTIAWYNQIENIKTDYLNSFSSSNLHSKYVEFESHIKVVENRFDALITNISDADIFENEPSKSNTHNERISSLNQVISSFDIVNQHIKEFREYYEWRKFFLELTDLQRIVIKSLIEINSTNWIVQFETWYFYWLLSINEHKDLPKNEDKLNEIVDHKNDLRIVQKKNIVNDWSEKQYCAVRNAQNNGVNMISLFNKRGARGEKRNSLRKIIRTDFNLFTSFYPVLLISPSVCGSIIPLKEGLFDVVIFDEASQLRIEDTFPALLRGKIKIISGDSQQMPPSNFFQGGNAILAPTDEDNEDETNFHSENAKIKHSIDLADSESLLVYAENCNYEASFLKIHYRSQHPNLIEFSNHAFYGKRLIPMPAKQEYKSIEYIQVAGLYEDSVNLDEAKQVIDILLNRIKPLANGKYPSVGVATFNLYQRNLILEEITKARQDPAIDKKLSLYGSDFFVKNLENIQGDERDIIILSTTFGKRKDGSFRQLFGPILQQNGFKLLNVIITRAKLKMFVCTSIPEERINEYPTLLRENKNTGRAVFYAYLAYSKAISENNIEVQKEILKLLYDNCESRQYDNEYNLGSESPFEEEVFNRLAAKIGENRIQQQYKIGGFRIDLVIKSKIALKPIIAIECDGAEYHSSNEAYAWDIFRESVIKPYGFIFYRIWSTNWWYSAERELNKLVEFIDRLDREEYEKINLSPR; encoded by the coding sequence ATGATAGACATAAATTTCATACAAGCATTACGAGACAAACTCAAAGGAGGAAATACCAAATCAATACATTTGAATGCTTTGCCTGGACGTTATGCAACAAGATTAGATTTGTCTAACCTGAACATTATTAAACCTGAATTTGCTAATGAATTCTTAAAGTTATTATTTACAAAAGCTTGTTTTGAATTTAATATATCATTTGACAGCATAAATCTTAGTAAAACTTCATCTGAAGAACAGAAAAAATTGAGTATTCTTTCGAAACGACTGAATTCGCTAAATTATGAGAACGATGACAATTACAAAGAACATGGAATTAAAACGTTTAGTTTTGGTTATCCTTTGTTGGTGAAACCTTCAAAACAAGACCCAAGAAAAATTATAAAGGCTCCTATATTTATTTGGCAACTAGAAATAGTAAAAGCAACAAATAAAGTAAATACTTGGTCAATTCTAAGAAACAAAGTTCGTAATTCAAATGGAAGAATTGTAGATGAAGAAATACATTCAGTTGGCTTAAACGAAGTACTTTTATCGTATTTGAAAACTGACGAAAATATATTAATCCCTCAAATCAATGAAGAACTCTTGGAAGATGCAATTATTGATAAGACTGAATTAATTGATGAATGCTATAAAATAATAAAAGCACTAAACCCAAATACAAACCAAGAATTCAAAAATGAATTAATTGAAAAACTGAATGAACCAATTAAAAACATTCCCGAATCTGCTTCAATTGAGTCAGCTTCGAGTAATTTGCCTTGGATTTACTTTGGTGGTATTTTTGGTTTATTTAGAGCTCAAAAAGAAAGTATAATTGGTGATATAGATAGAATTATTGAAAATTATTCGGACTTTCAGTTTGACAAACTAATTGTTGAACAATTTCCAGGAACTGCACACAGTGCAGTGCAAACTGACCCAAGCCAACAAGGAATTTTATCAACCCTCAACTCGAAACCACGCAAAATAATACAAGGTCCTCCCGGAACTGGGAAAAGTCAAACATTAACAGCGCTTATTACAAATGCTTTAGCAAACAATTTAAAATGTCTTGTGGTGTGCGAAAAGAAAACAGCATTAGATATCATTAAACATAATCTTGAAAAAGAAAGCGAACAAATCGGAGCACTTGCCGCAGTAATTGAAGACATTAATAAAGATAGAGATGGTATTGTTAATTCAGTTCGCGACAGGCACAGTAATCTTTCTTCTTATAATAACTTTAATACAGCAAATTATGATTTTTTGATACAAAACCTTGAAAGCAAGGTTGGAGCGTATAACAACCAACACAAACAACTTGACAGGAAAATTTTTCACGGTAAAAAATGGACTAATCTAGTTGGAGAGTTTCTAAAATACGAAAGTAATGTAGAAATAGGCGAATTAAAATACAAATTAGATTATAAACAGTTTAAGTTCCAAGAAGATGAAAATGAACTGTTTGAGTTTATTGGAAAAATTAAGACTGCTCAAAAACTATTCTTAGAAGTAAAAGAGCTAAATCACCCATTAAATATTCTAAGTGACAAACTGTTTAATGATGAAAGTTCAAGGGCAGTTCAATTGAAATTAGAGGAGAGTTTTTTACAATATCCCAATAGATTAGAAGAAATCAAAACAGAATTAAGTACAAACCTTGACAATTACAAGAACTGGCTTGATAATCATTATTACGAATACTTTAAATCATTAATTTCCGAAATCGAAATCTTTAGTTCATTCGTTTCAAACGCAGAAAACCAATACGGTGAAATCTTCTTAAAAAATGACTCATTCACAAAAGCATTAATCAACATTTTAAGTATTGTTTCCAAAAAACATAAAAGTATCAAAAACAATAGAATACTTTTAATAGAAAATATTGGTAAGATTAAAGCAGTAAAACAGACATACAGCTATTTTGATCACAATTTTATTGAAATTGAAAAAGAAGAAAATTTTAAATCTGGAATAGAAGATATTGAGCATTTAAAAGATTCAACAATTGCTTGGTACAACCAAATTGAAAATATCAAAACAGATTATTTGAATAGTTTTAGTTCAAGCAATTTACATTCAAAATATGTTGAATTTGAATCACATATTAAGGTTGTCGAGAATCGTTTTGATGCGTTAATTACAAATATAAGTGATGCAGATATTTTTGAAAATGAACCTTCCAAAAGTAACACACATAATGAACGTATTAGCTCATTAAATCAAGTTATTTCTTCATTTGATATTGTCAATCAACACATAAAGGAATTTAGGGAATATTACGAATGGAGAAAATTTTTCCTTGAACTGACTGATTTGCAGAGAATTGTTATTAAGTCATTAATTGAAATCAATAGCACTAATTGGATTGTTCAGTTTGAAACTTGGTATTTTTACTGGCTGCTGTCAATTAATGAACACAAAGATTTACCTAAAAATGAAGATAAACTTAATGAAATTGTTGATCATAAGAATGATTTAAGAATTGTACAAAAAAAGAACATTGTAAATGATTGGTCTGAAAAACAATATTGTGCAGTAAGAAATGCTCAAAACAATGGAGTAAACATGATTAGTTTATTTAATAAGAGAGGTGCAAGAGGCGAAAAGCGTAATTCATTACGTAAAATTATACGAACTGATTTCAACTTATTTACAAGTTTCTATCCAGTATTGCTTATTAGTCCAAGTGTTTGTGGTTCGATAATTCCATTAAAAGAGGGACTTTTTGATGTCGTTATTTTTGATGAAGCTAGTCAGTTAAGAATTGAAGATACATTTCCTGCTTTGCTCAGAGGTAAAATTAAAATTATTTCGGGTGATAGTCAACAAATGCCACCTTCTAACTTCTTCCAAGGCGGGAATGCAATTTTAGCACCAACTGACGAGGATAACGAAGACGAAACAAATTTTCACTCAGAAAATGCAAAGATTAAACATAGCATAGATTTAGCTGATAGCGAATCATTATTAGTTTATGCGGAAAATTGCAATTATGAAGCTTCATTTTTGAAGATTCACTATCGTTCCCAACACCCTAACTTAATTGAATTCTCAAATCATGCTTTTTACGGCAAACGACTCATCCCAATGCCTGCAAAGCAAGAATATAAATCTATCGAGTATATTCAAGTAGCAGGTTTATATGAGGATTCAGTAAATCTTGACGAGGCAAAACAAGTAATTGATATTTTATTGAATAGAATTAAGCCTCTGGCTAATGGTAAATATCCTTCTGTTGGTGTTGCAACATTCAATTTGTATCAACGAAATCTTATTCTTGAAGAAATTACAAAAGCTCGTCAAGATCCTGCAATTGATAAGAAACTTTCATTGTATGGCTCTGATTTTTTTGTGAAAAATCTTGAAAATATTCAAGGTGATGAGCGAGATATTATTATTCTCTCTACAACTTTTGGCAAAAGAAAAGATGGTAGTTTCAGACAACTATTTGGACCAATTTTACAACAAAATGGCTTCAAACTTTTAAATGTTATTATTACAAGAGCCAAACTCAAAATGTTTGTATGTACTTCTATCCCAGAAGAAAGAATAAACGAATATCCAACACTATTAAGAGAAAACAAAAATACTGGGCGAGCTGTGTTTTATGCTTATTTGGCGTATTCAAAAGCAATAAGTGAAAACAATATTGAAGTACAGAAGGAAATTTTAAAACTATTGTATGACAATTGTGAATCAAGACAGTATGATAATGAGTATAATTTAGGCTCTGAATCTCCATTTGAGGAAGAAGTATTTAATCGCTTAGCTGCAAAAATTGGCGAAAATAGAATTCAGCAACAATATAAAATTGGTGGTTTTAGAATTGACTTAGTGATAAAATCGAAAATAGCGCTAAAACCAATTATTGCGATTGAATGTGATGGAGCAGAATATCACAGTAGCAATGAAGCCTATGCTTGGGATATTTTCAGAGAAAGTGTTATAAAGCCTTACGGCTTTATATTTTATAGAATTTGGTCAACAAACTGGTGGTATTCTGCAGAAAGAGAATTAAACAAACTTGTTGAATTCATTGATAGACTTGACAGAGAAGAATACGAGAAAATTAATTTATCCCCTCGTTAA
- a CDS encoding CPBP family intramembrane glutamic endopeptidase, producing the protein MNQTQLTPKKSILIIGIGATIFILALPALLNWLGVTVYPSDVKSLYLKVLYPWFVLSLLFLYVVKIEKQPFLLWTEKSYPFTFYLKSCFKIMLMSFICAFIVLLIVKFAGVNNKSDIANKLEHIIQKDKLLIVLVPLTAGVTEELICRGYLLTRLEMLINKPAVSIVISAILFGILHISYGTIAQVLLPLCLGLLYAIVYYKYRNIRVIILCHFLWDFLAFYSKAR; encoded by the coding sequence ATGAATCAAACTCAGCTTACACCTAAAAAGTCAATTCTTATTATTGGGATTGGAGCAACAATCTTTATACTTGCTTTACCTGCCCTTCTTAATTGGTTAGGGGTAACTGTTTATCCTTCTGATGTAAAATCACTCTATTTAAAAGTGTTATATCCATGGTTTGTTTTATCATTGCTGTTCCTGTATGTTGTAAAAATTGAAAAGCAACCGTTTCTACTCTGGACTGAAAAGAGTTATCCTTTTACTTTTTACTTGAAATCATGTTTTAAAATCATGCTGATGTCATTTATTTGCGCTTTTATAGTTTTATTAATCGTGAAATTTGCAGGCGTAAATAATAAAAGTGATATTGCTAATAAGTTGGAGCATATTATACAAAAGGATAAATTACTTATTGTATTGGTTCCATTGACTGCAGGTGTAACGGAAGAACTAATTTGCAGAGGATATCTATTGACCAGACTGGAAATGCTTATTAATAAACCGGCTGTATCAATAGTTATTTCGGCTATTCTTTTCGGCATCTTACATATCTCTTATGGGACTATAGCCCAGGTACTTCTTCCTTTATGTTTGGGGCTGTTATATGCGATAGTTTATTATAAATACAGAAATATAAGAGTGATAATATTATGCCATTTTCTTTGGGACTTTCTGGCTTTCTATAGTAAAGCACGGTAG
- a CDS encoding GNAT family N-acetyltransferase → MDIDKNMTVHYQVTKEEKDLLWNGIFEYNTTIGPMLDYPPYEPFSILIRDDRNEVVAGILTKIYLKCIFVELLWVNDKHRKSGIGSKLLLDVEKTAKEKGCNFIHLDTFSFQAIDFYKKQGYIIFATIEDYPDDNKRYFLKKYL, encoded by the coding sequence ATGGATATAGACAAAAACATGACAGTACATTATCAGGTTACAAAAGAAGAAAAAGATCTATTATGGAATGGAATCTTTGAGTATAATACGACTATTGGACCTATGCTTGACTATCCTCCGTATGAACCATTTTCAATTTTAATAAGGGATGATAGAAATGAAGTTGTTGCAGGGATATTGACTAAAATCTATTTAAAATGCATTTTTGTAGAGCTATTATGGGTGAATGATAAGCATAGGAAAAGTGGTATCGGTTCAAAATTGTTGTTGGATGTTGAAAAAACAGCAAAAGAAAAAGGATGTAACTTCATACATCTGGATACATTTAGTTTTCAGGCAATAGATTTTTATAAAAAACAGGGATATATTATATTTGCTACTATTGAGGATTATCCGGATGACAATAAAAGATACTTTCTGAAAAAGTATTTATAG